From Sphingomonas nostoxanthinifaciens, a single genomic window includes:
- a CDS encoding class I SAM-dependent methyltransferase → MRNMLIAAVTALAGISAGQAAVPAPIAAAVANPARPAAERARDLYRHPAETLAFFGVAPGQTVGEYLPSGGWYTHILMPLLAGHGHYVAVVGTSAKSQDAARTLIASQPGAAQASVTAFDPKAATLAPAGSLDRLLTFRNIHNLMMAEDGGSDATAAAFFQAAFKALKPGGVLGVVDHRLPADRPEAQERTSGYVKVATVIRLASAAGFKLAGQSEINANPKDSADWPKGVWTLPPTYTLSDTDRAKYQAIGESDRMTLKFVKPR, encoded by the coding sequence ATGCGCAACATGCTGATCGCGGCGGTGACCGCGCTTGCCGGGATTTCGGCCGGGCAGGCGGCGGTGCCCGCACCGATCGCGGCGGCGGTCGCGAATCCGGCGCGGCCCGCGGCGGAGCGCGCGCGCGACCTCTATCGCCATCCGGCCGAGACGCTTGCCTTCTTCGGCGTGGCGCCGGGGCAGACGGTCGGCGAATATCTGCCGAGCGGCGGCTGGTACACGCATATCCTGATGCCCCTGCTCGCCGGGCACGGCCATTATGTCGCGGTGGTCGGCACCTCGGCCAAGTCGCAGGATGCGGCGCGTACATTGATCGCGTCGCAGCCGGGCGCGGCGCAGGCCAGCGTCACCGCATTCGATCCCAAGGCGGCGACGCTCGCGCCGGCCGGATCGCTCGATCGGCTGCTCACCTTCCGCAACATCCACAACCTGATGATGGCGGAGGATGGCGGCAGCGACGCGACCGCCGCGGCCTTCTTCCAGGCCGCGTTCAAGGCGCTGAAGCCGGGCGGCGTGCTCGGCGTGGTCGATCACCGGCTGCCGGCGGACCGGCCCGAGGCGCAGGAGCGGACGAGCGGCTACGTCAAGGTGGCGACGGTGATCCGGCTGGCAAGCGCCGCCGGCTTCAAGCTGGCCGGCCAGAGCGAGATCAACGCCAACCCCAAGGACAGCGCCGACTGGCCCAAGGGCGTGTGGACGTTGCCGCCGACCTATACGCTGAGCGACACCGACCGCGCCAAATATCAGGCGATCGGCGAAAGCGACCGCATGACGCTGAAGTTCGTCAAGCCGCGCTGA
- a CDS encoding PEPxxWA-CTERM sorting domain-containing protein, translating to MELSPATATVTFIKAGAYSTSGAGAGEPYLISNGPNVVSTVIGDGGYNSKSGSYDEHGLAQASAYSLGAIQLDSVSKASFFVSSTAKVQAPAHEFYLNAETNAAAYYDFSLDTASTLSFTGFATPASPDFTNNISVSLVKYTALGAYDTIYRSGYLGASETGSYALGPGIYAFEVDTFSAASATANNSIFSSATIGAVGNVSLSITSPPPPSPAPEPATWAMMVFGFGATGAAIRSRRKALSAA from the coding sequence GTGGAGCTCTCGCCTGCCACAGCGACCGTCACCTTCATCAAGGCCGGAGCCTATTCGACCTCGGGCGCCGGTGCCGGCGAACCCTATCTGATCTCGAACGGACCCAACGTCGTGTCCACCGTCATCGGCGACGGCGGGTACAACTCGAAATCCGGTTCCTACGACGAGCATGGTCTGGCGCAGGCGAGCGCTTACTCGCTCGGTGCGATCCAGTTGGACAGCGTCAGCAAGGCCAGCTTCTTCGTCAGCAGCACCGCGAAGGTGCAGGCCCCCGCCCATGAATTCTATCTCAACGCCGAGACGAACGCGGCGGCTTATTATGATTTCTCGCTGGATACCGCATCGACACTGTCGTTCACCGGTTTCGCCACGCCAGCGAGCCCCGATTTCACGAACAACATCTCCGTCAGCCTGGTCAAATACACCGCGCTCGGGGCCTATGACACGATCTATCGGTCGGGTTATCTGGGCGCCAGCGAAACCGGATCCTACGCGCTGGGACCGGGCATCTACGCCTTCGAAGTGGATACGTTTTCGGCGGCCAGCGCGACGGCCAACAATTCGATCTTCAGCAGCGCGACCATCGGCGCGGTCGGCAACGTCTCGCTCTCGATCACCTCGCCGCCGCCGCCAAGCCCGGCGCCCGAGCCCGCCACCTGGGCGATGATGGTCTTCGGCTTCGGCGCGACCGGTGCGGCGATCCGGTCGCGCCGTAAGGCGCTCAGCGCGGCTTGA
- the nadB gene encoding L-aspartate oxidase has product MADHRYDVIIIGSGAAGLTAALNLADTKRVVVLAKGGLAEGSTAWAQGGIAAVLEPGDTFESHIEDTMVAGAGLNDRRTVELVVEHAPAAIERLASLGVPFNPTEGEGHDRWHLTREGGHSHRRIVHVDDATGWAVQQALLAAAEAHPNINLVADMAAIDLVTGRHCDHYSGDGRVRGVYALHRPSGKVALFTARATILATGGAGRVYQFSTAPRGASGDGIAMAWRAGARVSNMEFNQFHPTCLYNLEVKNFLITEAMRGEGGILKLPPEAPNGGHRFMPDFDPRAELAPRDVVARAIDHEIKRLGLDYVHLDISHREPAFIEHHFPTILAKLLTLGIDIRKEPIPVVPAMHYTCGGVVIDLDGRTDLPGLYAAGEVTQSGLHGANRLASNSLLECFVFGEAAAKHILRSWDDLPDPGVVREWDESRVTDSDEDIVVQHNWREIRRFMWDYVGIVRTTKRLERALHRVTLLQREVEDYYGNYRITADLIELRNLIVTAGLIVRSALSRHESRGLHYTLDYPEMLAQAKDTILVP; this is encoded by the coding sequence ATGGCAGACCACCGCTACGACGTCATCATCATCGGCTCTGGCGCGGCCGGGCTCACCGCCGCGCTCAACCTCGCCGATACCAAGCGGGTGGTGGTGCTCGCCAAGGGCGGGCTCGCCGAAGGATCGACCGCGTGGGCGCAGGGCGGCATCGCCGCGGTGCTGGAGCCGGGCGACACGTTCGAGAGCCATATCGAGGATACGATGGTCGCGGGCGCCGGCCTCAACGACCGTCGCACCGTCGAATTGGTGGTCGAGCATGCCCCCGCCGCGATCGAGCGGCTGGCGTCGCTCGGCGTGCCGTTCAACCCGACCGAGGGGGAAGGCCACGACCGCTGGCACCTGACGCGCGAGGGCGGGCACAGCCACCGCCGCATCGTCCATGTCGACGACGCGACCGGCTGGGCGGTGCAGCAGGCCTTGCTCGCCGCGGCCGAGGCGCATCCGAACATCAATCTCGTCGCCGACATGGCGGCGATCGATCTCGTCACCGGCCGCCACTGCGACCATTATTCGGGCGATGGGCGCGTGCGCGGCGTATATGCGCTGCACCGCCCGTCGGGGAAGGTGGCGTTGTTCACCGCGCGCGCGACGATCCTCGCGACCGGCGGCGCGGGCCGCGTCTACCAATTCTCGACCGCGCCGCGCGGCGCATCGGGCGACGGCATCGCGATGGCATGGCGCGCGGGCGCGCGCGTGTCGAACATGGAATTCAACCAGTTCCACCCGACCTGCCTCTACAATCTGGAGGTCAAGAACTTCCTCATCACCGAGGCGATGCGCGGCGAGGGCGGCATCCTCAAGCTGCCGCCCGAGGCGCCCAATGGCGGCCACCGCTTCATGCCCGATTTCGATCCGCGCGCCGAACTCGCCCCGCGCGACGTCGTGGCGCGCGCGATCGATCATGAGATCAAGCGGCTCGGCCTCGACTACGTTCATCTCGACATCAGCCATCGCGAGCCGGCCTTCATCGAGCATCATTTCCCGACGATCCTCGCCAAGCTGCTGACGCTCGGCATCGACATCCGCAAGGAGCCGATCCCGGTGGTGCCGGCGATGCATTATACGTGCGGCGGCGTGGTGATCGATCTCGACGGCCGCACCGATCTGCCTGGCCTCTACGCCGCCGGCGAGGTGACCCAGTCGGGCCTGCACGGCGCCAACCGCCTCGCCTCGAACAGCCTGCTCGAATGCTTCGTGTTCGGCGAGGCGGCGGCCAAGCACATCCTGCGCAGCTGGGACGACCTGCCCGATCCGGGCGTGGTGCGCGAATGGGACGAGAGCCGCGTCACCGATTCGGACGAGGACATCGTCGTCCAGCACAATTGGCGCGAGATCCGCCGCTTCATGTGGGATTATGTCGGCATCGTCCGCACCACCAAGCGGCTGGAACGCGCACTCCACCGCGTCACCCTGCTCCAGCGCGAGGTGGAGGATTATTACGGCAATTACCGCATCACCGCCGACCTGATCGAGCTGCGCAACCTGATCGTGACGGCCGGGCTGATCGTGCGCTCGGCGCTCTCGCGGCACGAAAGCCGCGGCCTGCATTACACGCTCGATTATCCCGAGATGCTGGCACAGGCGAAGGATACGATCCTGGTGCCCTGA
- a CDS encoding ABC transporter ATP-binding protein — MSDAAISIRGLSKTYAGGKQALTDVSLDVPRGQILGLLGPNGAGKSTTINILAGLVNKSAGQVSIWGFDIDEHPRNAKRAIGIVPQEIVFDPFFTPFEMLEIYAGLYGVPKKQRRSMELLRAVHLEDKANAWARSLSGGMKRRLLVAKALVHNPPVLVLDEPTAGVDVELRQQLWAYVRELNAAGTTVVLTTHYLEEAEELCDRIAIINHGRVVTNQPTCELLAMAQEKAVSVTVDRDLTAPPAAPCFEKIELKGERTLVITYSKTKVNAGEVLAALQSAGLGIVDVSTHDPDLEDVFLNLTRTPAAA, encoded by the coding sequence ATGAGCGACGCGGCGATCAGCATCCGGGGCCTGTCAAAAACCTATGCCGGCGGCAAGCAGGCGCTGACCGACGTCAGCCTCGACGTGCCACGCGGGCAGATATTGGGGCTGCTCGGCCCCAATGGCGCGGGCAAGTCGACCACGATCAACATCCTCGCCGGGCTGGTCAACAAGAGCGCCGGTCAGGTTTCGATCTGGGGCTTCGACATTGACGAGCATCCGCGCAACGCCAAGCGCGCGATCGGCATCGTCCCGCAGGAGATCGTGTTCGATCCCTTCTTCACGCCGTTCGAGATGCTGGAAATCTATGCCGGCCTCTACGGCGTGCCGAAGAAGCAGCGCCGCTCGATGGAGCTGCTGCGCGCGGTGCACCTCGAGGACAAGGCGAATGCGTGGGCGCGCTCGCTCTCGGGCGGCATGAAAAGGCGCCTGCTCGTCGCCAAGGCTTTGGTCCACAACCCGCCGGTGCTGGTGCTCGACGAGCCCACTGCCGGCGTCGACGTCGAGCTGCGCCAGCAGCTATGGGCCTATGTGCGCGAACTGAACGCCGCCGGCACCACCGTCGTCCTCACCACCCATTATCTGGAGGAGGCCGAGGAATTGTGCGACCGGATCGCCATCATCAACCATGGCCGCGTCGTCACCAACCAGCCGACCTGCGAGCTGCTCGCGATGGCGCAGGAGAAGGCCGTGTCGGTCACGGTCGACCGCGACCTGACCGCCCCGCCGGCCGCCCCCTGCTTCGAGAAGATCGAGCTGAAGGGCGAACGCACGCTCGTCATCACTTATTCCAAGACCAAGGTGAATGCGGGCGAGGTGCTGGCGGCGCTGCAATCGGCCGGGCTCGGCATCGTCGACGTCTCCACCCACGATCCCGATCTGGAGGACGTGTTCCTCAACCTGACGCGCACGCCGGCGGCGGCGTGA
- the queG gene encoding tRNA epoxyqueuosine(34) reductase QueG — protein MPSFEQRLKEEARALGFAACGIARADAAPKTAERLRAWLAAGAHGDMLWMEERAHQRESPQSLWPEVRSVVMLGMSYAPAADPLALEAAPQIGRISTYAQGQDYHDIVKKALKALARWMVAEAPGADLKVFVDTAPVMEKPLAEAAGIGWQGKHSNLVSRDEGSWLLLGAVMTTLDLAPDAPGAMRCGSCSACLAACPTDAFVAPYRLDARKCISYLTIELKGPIPREFRQAIGNRVYGCDDCLAVCPWNKFADTAAAHRAFAARAELAAPELADLLALDDASFRQIFAGSPIKRIGRDRMVRNALICAGNSALPALVGRVAVLLDDPAPVVRGAAVWALARLDPARFVAERATHLDRESDDDVREEWQDGLALPAAGVYAPAS, from the coding sequence GTGCCATCGTTCGAGCAAAGGCTGAAGGAGGAAGCGCGCGCGCTCGGTTTCGCCGCGTGCGGCATCGCGCGCGCCGACGCCGCCCCGAAGACAGCCGAACGATTGCGCGCGTGGCTGGCGGCAGGCGCGCATGGCGACATGCTGTGGATGGAGGAGCGCGCGCACCAGCGCGAGAGCCCGCAGAGCCTGTGGCCCGAAGTGCGCTCGGTGGTGATGCTCGGCATGAGCTATGCGCCCGCCGCCGATCCGCTCGCGCTGGAGGCCGCGCCGCAGATCGGCCGTATCTCCACCTACGCGCAGGGCCAGGATTATCACGATATCGTCAAGAAGGCGCTGAAGGCGCTCGCCCGCTGGATGGTTGCGGAGGCGCCGGGCGCCGATCTCAAGGTGTTCGTCGATACCGCGCCGGTGATGGAGAAGCCACTAGCCGAGGCTGCCGGGATCGGCTGGCAGGGCAAGCACAGCAATCTCGTCAGCCGCGACGAGGGCAGCTGGCTTTTGCTCGGCGCGGTGATGACGACGCTCGATCTCGCGCCCGATGCGCCCGGCGCGATGCGCTGCGGCTCGTGCAGCGCCTGCCTCGCCGCCTGCCCGACCGACGCGTTCGTGGCGCCCTATCGGCTCGATGCGCGCAAGTGCATCTCCTACCTGACGATCGAACTGAAGGGCCCGATCCCGCGCGAATTTCGGCAGGCGATCGGCAACCGCGTCTATGGCTGCGACGATTGCCTCGCAGTCTGCCCGTGGAACAAGTTCGCCGACACCGCCGCAGCACACCGCGCCTTCGCCGCGCGCGCCGAGCTCGCCGCGCCCGAGCTGGCCGACCTGCTCGCGCTCGACGATGCCAGCTTTCGCCAGATCTTCGCCGGCTCGCCGATCAAGCGCATCGGCCGCGACCGGATGGTGCGCAACGCGCTGATCTGCGCGGGCAACAGCGCGCTGCCCGCGCTCGTCGGACGCGTCGCCGTTTTGCTCGACGATCCCGCCCCGGTGGTGCGCGGCGCAGCGGTATGGGCGCTCGCCCGGCTCGACCCGGCGCGCTTCGTCGCCGAGCGCGCAACGCATCTCGACCGCGAAAGCGACGACGACGTGCGCGAAGAGTGGCAGGATGGCTTGGCTTTGCCCGCCGCCGGGGTCTATGCGCCCGCTTCATGA
- a CDS encoding ABC transporter ATP-binding protein: protein MDALAVEARGLVKGFGGARAVDGVDLAVPAGSIYGVLGPNGAGKSTTLRMLLGIIDPDAGTRTLLGARDPLRVADRVGYLPEERGLYPGMTAQEAIAFMGALRGLPLGEGRRRARAMLEAQDLPPDRPIRALSKGMAQTVQLLGTIVHKPKLIVLDEPFSGLDAINQARLEALIREQAESGATVLFSTHVIAHAERLCERIAIIAGGRVRFEGTVAEARGRLRPSVRLATRAADGPWRAALPADARREDGTWTFALPPAGIEPLLSALIDGDAGIEALSIERPGLHDAFVAIVGAPSEPAAEAA, encoded by the coding sequence ATGGACGCGCTGGCGGTCGAGGCGAGGGGGCTGGTGAAGGGCTTCGGCGGGGCGCGCGCGGTCGACGGGGTCGACCTCGCGGTGCCGGCGGGCAGCATCTATGGCGTGCTGGGGCCGAACGGCGCGGGCAAGAGCACGACCCTGCGCATGCTGCTCGGCATCATCGATCCCGATGCCGGCACCCGCACCCTGCTCGGCGCGCGCGATCCGCTGCGCGTTGCCGACCGCGTCGGCTATCTGCCCGAGGAGCGCGGCCTCTATCCGGGCATGACCGCGCAGGAGGCGATCGCCTTCATGGGCGCGCTGCGCGGCCTGCCGTTGGGCGAGGGGCGGCGGCGCGCGCGCGCGATGCTGGAGGCGCAGGATCTGCCGCCCGACCGGCCGATCCGCGCGCTGTCCAAGGGCATGGCGCAGACGGTGCAACTGCTCGGCACGATCGTCCACAAGCCGAAGCTGATCGTGCTCGACGAGCCGTTCTCCGGGCTCGACGCGATCAACCAGGCGCGGCTGGAGGCGCTGATCCGCGAGCAGGCGGAGAGCGGTGCAACCGTGTTGTTCTCGACCCACGTGATCGCCCATGCCGAGCGGCTGTGCGAGCGGATCGCGATCATCGCCGGCGGCCGCGTCCGCTTCGAGGGCACGGTCGCCGAGGCGCGCGGCCGGCTGCGCCCGAGCGTGCGGCTGGCAACCCGCGCGGCGGACGGGCCGTGGCGCGCGGCGCTCCCTGCAGACGCCCGTCGCGAGGACGGCACGTGGACATTCGCGCTGCCGCCCGCGGGGATCGAGCCGTTGCTGTCGGCGCTGATCGACGGCGATGCGGGGATCGAGGCTCTGTCAATCGAGCGGCCGGGGCTGCACGACGCCTTCGTTGCGATCGTCGGCGCACCCTCCGAGCCCGCGGCGGAGGCGGCATGA
- a CDS encoding ABC transporter permease, translating into MTRLLRSAWVIARRDYTATVLSRTFLFFLLGPLLPLLIGGLFGAIVTSGDDTPASSPILVAGPPAAVHAIIDARGRLATRLGADWMPPLRVDTGAADPAATMLLGGLDHPVLTGTADDVARLRGPVTLLLEEARGPTRSSPHLAFRAIAPPAKASDDGGREFARGAQAGLFLLTMILAGMLISNMVEEKSSKVIEVLAAAVPIDAIFAGKLVGMLAVSLTGIAAWGTMAVAALAFVPHAGLPAPAVGWAAFVLLAIVYFSTVYLLIGALYLGIGAQAGSVREVQTISLPLTMLQLLFFGLASTTPAKPEGILAIVAAIVPWSSPFAMLARAVVQPALWPHALALAWQLVCLALIVRVGARLFRRNVLRSGPKVRL; encoded by the coding sequence ATGACCCGGCTGTTGCGATCGGCTTGGGTGATCGCGCGGCGCGATTACACCGCGACCGTGCTGTCGCGCACCTTCCTGTTCTTCCTGCTCGGTCCGCTGCTGCCATTGCTGATCGGCGGGCTGTTCGGCGCGATCGTCACCAGTGGCGACGATACGCCGGCCTCATCGCCGATCCTGGTGGCGGGGCCGCCGGCGGCGGTCCACGCCATCATCGATGCGCGCGGGCGGCTGGCGACGCGGCTCGGCGCGGACTGGATGCCGCCGTTGCGCGTCGATACGGGCGCGGCCGATCCGGCGGCGACGATGCTGCTCGGCGGCCTCGACCACCCGGTGCTGACCGGCACCGCCGACGATGTCGCGCGGCTGCGCGGGCCCGTGACGTTGCTGCTGGAGGAGGCGCGTGGGCCGACGCGCTCGTCGCCGCACCTCGCTTTCCGCGCGATCGCGCCGCCGGCCAAGGCGAGCGACGATGGCGGGCGCGAATTCGCCCGCGGCGCGCAGGCCGGGCTGTTCCTGCTGACGATGATCCTCGCCGGCATGCTGATCTCGAACATGGTCGAGGAAAAATCGAGCAAGGTGATCGAGGTTCTGGCCGCCGCCGTGCCGATCGACGCGATCTTCGCGGGCAAGCTGGTCGGCATGCTGGCGGTATCGCTGACCGGCATCGCCGCGTGGGGGACGATGGCGGTCGCGGCGCTGGCATTCGTGCCGCATGCCGGCCTGCCCGCCCCGGCGGTGGGGTGGGCGGCGTTTGTCCTGCTCGCCATCGTCTATTTCTCGACGGTCTATCTGCTGATCGGCGCGCTCTATCTCGGCATCGGCGCGCAGGCGGGCAGCGTGCGCGAGGTGCAGACGATCTCGCTGCCGCTGACGATGCTGCAGCTCCTGTTCTTCGGGCTGGCCTCGACCACGCCGGCGAAGCCCGAAGGCATACTCGCGATCGTCGCCGCGATCGTGCCGTGGAGCTCGCCCTTCGCAATGCTGGCGCGCGCGGTGGTACAGCCGGCTTTGTGGCCGCATGCGTTGGCGCTGGCGTGGCAGCTCGTCTGCCTCGCGCTGATCGTGCGCGTCGGTGCACGGCTGTTTCGTCGCAACGTATTGCGATCGGGGCCGAAAGTCCGGTTGTAA
- the msrB gene encoding peptide-methionine (R)-S-oxide reductase MsrB: MSFSRRDLIGAAGVAAVGGAMLWSGGGSSAPIRYPLMLTDAQWRKKLTPEAYAVLRQAATERPFSSPLLNEHNKGTFTCAGCDLPNFSSTTKFDSGTGWPSFWAALNGAVSTSDDNSLGMNRTEVRCRRCGGHLGHVFDDGPKPTGLRYCMNGTALHFIRASG; encoded by the coding sequence ATGAGCTTTTCGAGACGGGATCTGATCGGCGCGGCGGGTGTGGCGGCCGTGGGCGGGGCGATGCTGTGGAGCGGCGGCGGCAGCAGTGCGCCGATCCGCTATCCGCTGATGCTGACCGATGCGCAGTGGCGCAAGAAACTGACGCCCGAGGCCTATGCCGTGCTGCGTCAGGCGGCGACCGAGCGGCCCTTCTCCAGCCCGCTGCTCAACGAACACAACAAAGGCACCTTCACCTGTGCCGGCTGCGATCTCCCGAACTTTTCCTCCACCACCAAATTCGACAGCGGCACGGGTTGGCCGAGTTTCTGGGCCGCGCTTAACGGGGCGGTAAGTACTTCCGATGATAATAGCTTAGGCATGAACAGGACGGAGGTACGCTGTAGGCGTTGCGGGGGACATTTGGGCCACGTCTTTGACGATGGTCCGAAGCCTACGGGTCTGCGGTATTGCATGAATGGTACAGCATTACACTTCATTCGAGCCAGCGGCTGA
- a CDS encoding retropepsin-like aspartic protease family protein codes for MPSLARYLPLAATLLVAPLTFAWGANMVPIASLAADAPHHATVEVARASDGLFYADVPVNGRKIHFLIDTGANVMMLTEADAKRVGIALRDVRYGGHVATASGRAAMAWTRVERVELAGRTMSDVRAGVVAHGLEVSLLGQNMLSKLGSVTIEGDTLRMD; via the coding sequence ATGCCCAGTCTCGCCCGCTACCTCCCGCTCGCTGCTACCCTGCTGGTAGCGCCGTTGACCTTCGCCTGGGGCGCCAACATGGTGCCCATAGCGTCGCTGGCGGCGGATGCGCCGCACCACGCCACCGTCGAGGTGGCGCGGGCATCGGATGGGCTGTTCTACGCAGACGTCCCCGTTAACGGCCGCAAGATCCACTTCCTGATCGATACCGGCGCCAACGTCATGATGCTGACCGAGGCCGACGCCAAGCGCGTGGGCATCGCCCTGCGCGACGTGCGCTATGGCGGCCACGTCGCCACCGCCTCCGGCCGCGCGGCGATGGCGTGGACGCGCGTCGAACGGGTCGAGCTGGCAGGGCGGACGATGTCCGACGTGCGCGCCGGCGTGGTGGCGCATGGGCTGGAAGTGTCGCTGCTCGGTCAGAACATGCTGTCGAAGCTCGGATCGGTGACGATCGAGGGCGACACGCTGCGGATGGATTGA
- a CDS encoding PEPxxWA-CTERM sorting domain-containing protein produces MVSPLLAERRRHWRTSFGLTVAALAAGVAVSNERGVFMPIWGVDDAIAATARAFAAVAAPEPMQVDSLYTPPTTLHRITTAPSYRRIVDVPGFTPPVMPSFEPASGFEPASIGAVAVSAPDLSSPVSFAALNTPTPVVPAGVTQVQGVPEPASWTLMIGGFGLVGALQRVLGRARRGRQFA; encoded by the coding sequence ATGGTATCTCCGCTGCTTGCCGAGCGGCGCCGCCACTGGCGCACCAGCTTCGGCCTGACCGTTGCCGCGCTTGCCGCAGGCGTGGCCGTTTCGAACGAGCGCGGGGTGTTCATGCCGATCTGGGGCGTGGACGACGCCATTGCCGCAACCGCGCGCGCCTTCGCCGCGGTCGCCGCGCCCGAGCCGATGCAGGTCGATTCGCTCTACACGCCGCCGACCACTCTGCACCGCATCACCACCGCGCCCAGCTATCGTCGCATCGTCGACGTGCCGGGCTTCACACCGCCGGTGATGCCGAGCTTCGAGCCCGCGAGCGGATTCGAGCCGGCCTCGATCGGCGCGGTCGCGGTCAGCGCCCCCGATCTCTCGTCCCCTGTCAGCTTCGCCGCGCTCAATACGCCGACGCCGGTCGTTCCGGCGGGTGTCACGCAGGTGCAGGGCGTGCCCGAGCCGGCCAGCTGGACGCTGATGATCGGCGGCTTCGGCCTGGTGGGTGCGCTTCAGCGCGTGCTGGGGCGCGCGCGCCGCGGGCGTCAATTCGCCTGA
- a CDS encoding mannose-1-phosphate guanylyltransferase/mannose-6-phosphate isomerase — MSPIVTPVILSGGSGTRLWPLSRTGRPKQLLSLTSADTMLQLTAKRTGGAGFAQPLVVANAAHADMIERQLQQAGISDMRLILEPVGRNTAPAIAAAALALDRDALMLVMPSDHVIDDVEAFRQAVAIAVPLVADGWLATLGITPDQPETGYGYIKRGAELAPGVARIDRFVEKPDRDTASAYLAEGGYSWNGGIFLFGAGAYLDALERYAPEILSAVRTSMENARHEGSRIFPDPHAFAASPSQAVDYAVMEKTDKAAVVPVEMGWSDVGSWDALHAISVRDEGDNAHHGEVVAIDTKGCLIRSEGPLVAAVGVKDLIVIATPDAVLILPRGSSQDVKRAIQALEKDGHVTLHRAMESATAPIGG; from the coding sequence ATGAGCCCCATCGTCACGCCCGTGATCCTCTCCGGCGGATCGGGCACGCGGCTTTGGCCGCTGTCGCGCACCGGCCGTCCGAAACAATTGTTGAGCCTGACGTCGGCCGATACCATGCTGCAATTGACCGCCAAGCGTACCGGCGGTGCCGGCTTCGCCCAACCGCTGGTGGTGGCGAACGCCGCCCATGCCGACATGATCGAACGCCAGCTGCAGCAGGCCGGCATTTCCGACATGCGGCTGATCCTGGAGCCGGTCGGTCGCAACACCGCCCCGGCCATCGCCGCCGCCGCGCTCGCGCTGGACCGCGATGCGCTGATGCTGGTGATGCCGAGCGATCATGTGATCGACGACGTCGAGGCGTTCCGCCAGGCGGTCGCGATCGCGGTGCCGCTGGTCGCCGACGGCTGGCTCGCCACTTTGGGCATTACCCCCGACCAGCCCGAGACGGGTTATGGCTATATCAAGCGCGGCGCCGAACTGGCGCCGGGCGTGGCGCGGATCGATCGGTTCGTCGAGAAGCCCGATCGCGACACCGCCAGCGCCTATCTGGCCGAGGGCGGCTATAGCTGGAACGGCGGGATCTTCCTGTTCGGCGCGGGCGCCTATCTCGACGCGCTGGAGCGTTATGCGCCGGAGATCCTGAGTGCGGTCCGCACGTCCATGGAAAATGCCCGGCACGAAGGGTCGCGCATCTTCCCGGATCCGCACGCCTTTGCCGCCTCGCCATCGCAGGCGGTCGATTATGCGGTGATGGAGAAGACCGACAAGGCCGCGGTCGTGCCGGTGGAGATGGGCTGGTCCGACGTCGGCAGCTGGGATGCGCTCCATGCCATCTCGGTCCGCGACGAGGGCGACAATGCCCATCACGGCGAGGTGGTCGCGATCGACACCAAGGGCTGCCTGATCCGCAGCGAGGGGCCGCTGGTCGCGGCGGTCGGCGTCAAGGATCTGATCGTGATCGCGACGCCGGATGCGGTGCTGATCCTGCCGCGCGGATCGAGCCAGGATGTCAAGCGCGCGATCCAGGCGCTGGAGAAGGACGGGCACGTCACGCTTCACCGTGCGATGGAGAGCGCCACCGCGCCGATCGGCGGCTGA
- a CDS encoding response regulator gives MGIQARIDRPARTALSLATRVLIVEDHALLATVAADMIEDLGGTIAAVAVTVEEALAACAVGGITIALLDLDLGGHHSGPVARALVVAGIPFIVTTGAMQVPDGLGEAAVLTKPYALGDLRRALTALAD, from the coding sequence ATGGGCATACAGGCACGGATCGACAGGCCGGCACGCACGGCCCTGTCGTTAGCGACGCGCGTGTTGATCGTCGAAGATCACGCGTTGCTGGCGACGGTGGCGGCGGACATGATCGAGGATCTCGGCGGCACGATCGCGGCGGTTGCCGTGACCGTCGAGGAGGCGCTTGCCGCCTGCGCCGTCGGCGGCATCACGATCGCGCTGCTCGATCTCGATCTGGGTGGGCATCATAGCGGGCCGGTGGCGCGGGCGCTGGTTGTGGCCGGCATACCCTTCATCGTCACCACCGGCGCCATGCAGGTGCCCGACGGGCTGGGGGAGGCCGCGGTGCTGACCAAGCCCTATGCGTTGGGTGATCTGCGCCGCGCCTTGACCGCACTCGCCGACTGA